The Deltaproteobacteria bacterium genome segment CTTATGTCTTTTTTTAGTGGAGCTGCTAATGATTTAAGTATTTCTGTGAGGACAAATATTTTGAGTCAGGGATCTAGTGCTCAGGCCACCATGAAGAGTACAGGGAATAATAACACAGACATCATTGATTTTTTGGATAACTCATTTGTTTCAACTTCTAGTGCCAATAATTCCATTGGGTTTGTCGAAGTCACATCTGGAAGTACTTTTAAATTCTGGACAGGAATATCTGATCCTCCAGGAGGAGGCAATGTCGCCTGTTCAGATAATGGAAGCTATATTTTTACTAGTAGCTTTACAAATAATGGATCTCTTGGCGGTGGTTTAGGTCTTGGAACGATCCCCGTCATCATGAATAATCTGTCTACCACATCAAAAAGATGTAAGGGACTCTATTAAAATGACAATTATCGTCCCTTTTTATACCGATAAGTATCAACGAAATAAATCACAAAATTCAAAAAATCTTAGCTATAATTCAAATTCCTGCTTAGTGAATTATGTAAAATAATGAGTTTGTAAAATAAAAAAAGATTATTAGTTATTCCTTCCTAAATAGTTCTACTAAATAATCTATGACAGCACGGACTCTTGCGCTATTTACAATATCAGGATGAGCCACCAACCATAAGGGAGCACGAACTGGATCCTCAATCTGGAGCTGGACAAGTTGAGAATCCCTCGCAGCCACAAACCCGGGTAAAATTCCAATTCCTAATCCAGCTTGTATTGAATAAAAAACAGAGCTCCAGGCTGAAGATCGAATCGTACACTGGATAGATGATTCTATTTTTTTTAATATTTGCTTTTCAAGATCACTTGAGGCGTTGGGAAAAAGTCCAATAAAAGGGAAATTTTTCAGTTCCCCTCTTGTTGTTGGTTTTCTCTTAGGGGTAAATAATGAAGCATGGCCATAAATAGCCAATTCAATCTCTCCAATTTTTTTAACAATCAGGTCACTTTGCTGTGGTCTGACAAGCCGAATGGCTAAGTCAGCTTCTCTTCGAGAGAGATTAACCACCTCGGCCCCTGTCAAAAATTCAAACTCAATTTGTCTGTGTTTTTGAATAAAGGGTCGAAGCTTGGGAATTAACCAATGATTTGCCAGGGCCCCGGGCATGGCTATTTTAACGATTCCCTGAACACGCTCATCTTGACCTGCGATAATTCTTTCCACCGCAAGAATCCCCTCCTCTGAGGCCTGCAAGGTCGGCAATATTCTTTCACCTGCCAGGGTCACAAAGTACCCGTCGGACCGTTTCTCAAATAACTGAGTTCCTATCTCTTCCTCTAGACTTAGTATTCTTCTTCCCACTGTTGCTTGGTCCACCTTTAGCTCGCGAGCGGAAGCCTTAAGAGTTTTACTTCGATAAAGCGCCAAAAAATACCTATAGTCATCCCATTGAATCATTTCACACCTCAAGTCTTTTTATTACACAACTCATTTTATTTTATTACTTATTTTATGATCTAAATCTAGTTAGGATCTAGATTTATGTTTTTGCTGGAATTCCTGATCCAAAAAAAAGAGAAGTTTGATAAGAATCGATGCGGATTTTTTTAGATTTGATATCGACGTCGACAAGGGTATTAAAATTTTTTTCAGCGGCCAAGTAGGCTAATTTCATGAGTGCCTCTTGGTATTCACTGCAATCGTCTACGGTTAAAGGATCTTCAGTTTTTTTAATTAACCGAGTTTCTTTACCTTGAGTCTTATCAAAAACTTTAATGTCTTTGGCTCGGCTTTCAATTTCTTTATATTTTTCGATAAAAGGAAGGACATAATTTGAATAGCAAGCAGTACAATAGGTGGAATGAGCAATTTCAACCGGACGCTTGGTCAGAAGTGGAAAAGCATTTTCAGGGATAAACTCGGCGCAACTCTTACAAAGAACCTCGGAACAAGTTTCACAGGAAAGAGTTGCTTTCGGCTTCTGACATTGCGAACAAAAAGACGACAGATTCATAGGAAGAATTTTTGACCTTATTCAAGGCTATGTCAACCCGTTAGCTTATCTTTTTTGGTTAAAGTGGAGCTGACAATTTCCATCAGTTCATCTTTTCTCCAAGGCTTATTTAAAAAATGTCCTACTCCATAGGGTCTGAGTTGATTCGCGACCAAGCTATCTGCATGGCCCGTCAATACGAGGGTTGGAAAAACCCAGTTACTTTTTTTAATGGATCTCAGAAGTTCAAAACCATTCATTTTAGGCATGGCTAAATCTGTGATCAAAAAATCAATTTTATTATTTTCAAGAATTTTCATTGCTTCTTCCCCATTGGCAGCGAATAAAAACTCTCGATCTGCTTCTTCTAATTGGAGAAAAATTAATTCTCTTAATTCCTCTTCATCTTCAACAATTAAGATCTTATATGCCATAACTCTCCCACCAGTGGATTATATAACTTCCAATCGGTATTATTGAGAATAATTTAATGGGAATAAAAAAAATACTAGACTTTTTTAAAAGGCGCTAAGATCCATCCCTCTGTCTTGATTTCATACAAAATATGCGAATGGGTATTCCATGGAGTTTATAATGTTCTTTGATTTGATTAATTAAAAACCGTCGGTACCCTACCGTCACTCCGTCCGGATGATTTGCGAAGGCAATAAAGGCCGGTGGCTTTTGATAGGTCTGGGTCAAATAAAAAAACTTAACATTTGAATTCCCATAAACGGGAGATGGAGCTCTTCGGATCGCCGAAAAAAAGAAATCATTCAGGTCCCTTGTTGAGACTCTAAAACTAATCAAGCCCTCAACCACTTCAATTTCTCTTAACAAATCTTCCAAACCATTTTTGTTTTTTGCTGAGGTAAAAACGACTCGCACGTCAGTAAAAAAATGAAACTCTCTTTTGATTTTTTCTAAAAAGATTTCCTTATAATCTGCACTTTCTTTTTTAGCCAAATCAGACTTATTGGCCACAATTATCGCACCCCGATGATCCTCAAGAATGGAATTTAAGATCTTGGCATCTTGCTCCGTTGGTCCCTCTAAGGCATCAATGACTAAAAGCACAATTTGTGATCTTCGAATCGCTTCATGGGATTTAAAGGCGCTAATGATCTCGACATGATCTTCTCTTTTGGAGGGCCTTCGTAAGCCTGCCGTATCAACTAAAGTATACAGTTTCTCCTTATACTCAAATTGGGAATCAATGGAATCGATGGTTGTTCCCGCAACCGCACTGACCATCATTCTTGGCATTCCCAAAATCGCATTGCAGAGGGAACTTTTTCCCACATTGGGTTTTCCAACAATGGAAAAAGTGATACCCCTATCCTTTGTAATTATTTTTTCTGGAATTCTTTGAGTGATCCATTCTAAAATTTCCGCAATTCCTTTTCTTTGTTCAAAGGAACAACTGACAAGATCCTGACCAAATTCATAAAAATCAGCTTTTGCCGTTTCGTCTTCAAGAACCTTGTCTACTTTATTCACGACGATGAGGCAGTCTTTTCCCGATTTTTTTACGAGCTTTAAGATGTCCCGATCCTCGGGAACCAGTCCCGATCTTCCGTCCATGACGGCAATGATCAAATCCGTTGTTTCTAAAAATTCGGTAACTTGTTCTTTAATTAATTTTGAAAATAAATCCTGAGCTTCAGTTACCCCTCCCGTATCAATCAGATCAAAGGTTTTACCCCAAATCTCAACAGGCTCAATAACTAAATCTCGAGTCACTCCTGGTTGATTTTTAACGATCGACTTTCTAGAATCGGTTAAAATATTAAAGAGCGTGGATTTTCCAACATTAGGCCTACCGACAATGGCCACCTTCGGAATATCATTTGTGAGGAGTTCTACGTTTTTCATGGAAATAACCTAATTCTTTCATTATGTGATCGTTTTTGAACCAATTTTCCCGATAGGATACTTTCAAATCCAAAAATATTTTTTCATTGAGTATTTTTTCAATCGACTTTCGCGCTTCGGAACCAATTTTTTTAAGATTTTCGCCGCCTTTTCCAATCACCATACCCTTATGATTTTCTTTAGCAACAACAATTTCAAGGGAAACGTGAGGGACTTTTTTTGAATGCTCATCATAGAGAATAGATCGAACAGCCATGTTATAGGGAATTTCTTGATGACAAAACTCAAAACATTTTTCCCTGACAATCTCACAAGCTAACTGCCGTACCGACTCGGTAGTGTACTCATCTTCTTCATAAAGTGGTTTTTCAGAGCTTGGTAAAAGTGAAATTCCGTGTTCGAGGATCAAAGGTCGTTCTGATTTATATTCCTCTAGTTCAGATTCTTTCAAGGAGAGGGTAAATACCCTGACTCCATAGGATTGTAATAAATCTTTCATGATTAAGACCCGATGGGATTTTTCACTCAAATCCGTTTTCGTAATCACAACAAACCAAGGTTTTTTACTTTTTGTAATTAAAGACAAGATCTCTTCAATGGTTTCTTTTTTTTGCGTGTCCACACTTAAAACGGCAATTAAAACATCACTCTCCCTGATAACTTCCAGGGCTTCATAGGCCAAAAAGGCATTCAGCCCAGCGGTGGCATGAATGAGCCCAGGTGAATCGACAAAAACAATTTGTCCCGATTTATCTGTGTAAATACCGTGAATGCGACGTCTTGTTGTTTGCGGTTTCGAAGTGACAATAGATACCTTTTCTTGAACTAAAAAATTCATCAAGGTTGACTTTCCCGCATTAGGTTCACCGATAAGTCCAATAAAACCGGCTTTGTAATTTTTCATTGTAATTCCTTTAAGGCTTTTTCTGCCGCCACTTGTTCAGCTTCTTTTTTTGACTTTCCTTTTCCATGACCCAATGTCTTGTCCCCTAAAATCACTTTCACATAAAATTCCTTCTCATGGGAGAGTCCCGTCTCTGAAACCAAAATATACTGAGGAGGAGCTTTATTTGTTTTCTGAATCACTTCCTGAAGCCTTGTTTTGTAGTCTTTAGCATAATGAACCTCTAGATTCAAATTTCTTAACTCTTCTTGAAAATAAGTAAGCAAAAACTTTTTAACAGCCTCATAGCCACCGTCTAAAAAAATCGCCCCGGTGAGGGCTTCCAGTACCGAGGCCTGAAGTCTTGGGTTTTTTTCACCACCGGCCTGCATCTCGCCTTTGCCTAGTTTCAAAAATTTATCCAGGCCCATAGAACAAGCTAATTGCGCCAGGGATTCCTCATTCACCAAGGAGGCTCTTTTTTTCGATAAGACCCCTTCGTCATCATTGGGAAACATCCGGTAAAGGACTTCACTTAAGATAAAATCTAAAACGGCATCGCCTAAAAACTCGAGCTTCTCATTATGCTGAGTTTTTTTCTTTGTTTCGACAGCAAAACTTTTATGTGTGAGGGCCAAGGATAAAAGGCTCTTATCGTTAAAGCTGTAATCCATTTTATGCTCGAGCTGATCCTGTTCCTGCTGCTCCCGTTCATGCTGATTCAATCAGTTCTCCGATCAAAACAACATCCTGTTGGTTTTTTTTCTCGTCAAAACCAATGATTTTAACTTTTACCTCTTCTCCAACCCAGGAATCTAGAAACTCACTGGCTTCTGGAATTTGAACGTTCCAGTAATCGGGACTCAGTCCTACTTTGTTCTTCATAATCAAAACCTTTTTCTCCTTATGAACTTGCTGATGGGCCGAGGCCAACAATCTTTCATAACTTAACTCACGCAGAGCTTCAGCCCTTTGCTTTCTTTCTGCCATAGGAACGATTTCAGTCATGACTGCGGCCTTTGTCCCCGTTCTTTCGGAGTAGGGAAAGACATGCAGCCGGTTCCAAGGTAAGTTCTTAAGCACCTGAAACGTGTCCTGAAAGCGTTCCTTGTTTTCGTTTGGAAAACCGACGATCACATCCATTCCAACAAAAGACTCAGGAAAGAATTCCTTAATTTTAAGTAAGGTGTTTTTAACTTCGTTTTGAGTGTAATTTCTTTTCATTTCTTTTAAAACTTCAGTGTTTGCACTTTGAATGCTCATATGAAAGTGAGGACAAATTCGTGGGCTTTTAAAAATTTCAATTAAGGCTTCAGTTATCTCAACGGGCTCCAGACTAGTGAGTCGAATCCGAGGGATCTTAGTTTTTTTTAAGATCTCTGACAATAACCCATCCAGATTTAAATTTGATTTGGCATCGTAGTAATCTCCAATATGAACTCCGGTTAACACCACCTCTAAAACACCATGGTTGTGAATTTCATTTATTTTAGAAACCAAATGCGATGCTGCCAAGGAACGAGAAGTCCCTCGAGCATAGGGTATGATACAATAGGAACAAAAACTATTGCAGCCATCTTGTATTTTTAAAAAAGACCGGGTGTGTTCTTTTTCTTCTCCACCACCCACTCCCAGATCCTCTTTTCTGAAGATATTCCCTTTAAAAACTTTATTTTTAATTTCTTTTTTGAAGAATAAATTCATGATTTCTGGCAGCTCATGTTTATGGGAATTGGCAACCACAAGGTCCACTGCTGGAATGGCCTCAAACTGCTGAGTGTCGACTTGAGCGGCGCAACCAGTGACGACAATAGTTGAAATGGGATCCTTGGCCTTCAACTTACGAATCAACTTAACCGCTTGCTTGGTAGCTTCTTGAGTCACAGCACAGGTGTTTAATATATGAACGGGATATCCATTGGTTTTTAAAATCATTTTCTTTTGTATCAAGCCTGTATCGTAGGTATTCACCTTGCAACCAAAAGTGTGGTATTGAAAATTTAAATTTGTATCCATCCCCCACCCATCAACCTGTTTTCATCATAAATGACGGCGGCTTGTCCCGGCGTTATCGCCCTTTGCTTTTCAAGGAATTGAGCCTGGTAACCATCTGCATTCTTAACTATCTTAGCCAAGGAACCCTTATGCTGATACCTGATTTTAACTAAGTACTCTTTGTTATCTTCCAGTTCTGAAAGTAAATGCATTTTTCTGATTTCCACTTTATCGCCAAAAAGATATTCTTCATCGCCCACCCAAACGGTATTATCGACAGCATCCACTTTGATCACGAATAATTTTTCATGATGGTTTAACCCTATGCCTTTGCTTTGTCCATAGGTGTAGTGATGGATCCCTTGATGCTCTCCCATAACTACTCCCGAGGGGTACCGTTTTAAGAGTCCTTTTTTCGCATTTAATTTTTCCGCACTCACTTGGGATTCAATAAAATGATCATAACCCTGGTTCCCAACAAAGCAGATTCCTTGAGAGTCTTTTTTTGCCGCTACGGTTAAGCCCCATTTTTTTGCTAAGTCTCTGACTTGAGGTTTTTTGTATTCCCCCACTGGAAAAAGCAAGTGGGGTATAATTTCTGGCTGGATCGTAAAGAGAAAATAAGTTTGATCTTTCCAATCATCTTCTGAGGTTTGAATAAAGGACTGACCGTTTCGTTCCACAATTTGGGCATAATGTCCCGTTGCCAAATAAGAACAATCTAGTTCTTTCATTTTTTGGATTAAATGATCGAATTTTAAATACGTATTGCAATTCACACAGGGCAAAGGTGTCTGTCCAGACAAATAACCCGCAATAAAGGGATCAATCACTTTCTCTTTAAACTTGGTTTCACAGTTAATAACATAAAAGGGAATATTTAATTTATCGGCCACACTTCGAGCGTCGTCCACATCTAGGCTGGAACAGCAGGTGCCATGCCCCTCCTGAATTTCATTTCCTCCTTGAATTTCACAGGCGGAATAATCCCAAACTTGCATGGTTGCCCCGATAACTTCATAACCTTGCTCAACCAAAAGAGCTGCAGCGACGGAGCTATCAACGCCCCCGCTCATAGCTACTAAGACTCGTTTGTTTTTGATCGTTAAAATATTTTTGTCCATGTTTTATTTCTCTTAATCTGCTGATAATTTTTTCTAATGCTAAACTAAATCTTTCTATTTCCTCATAACTTGAGCCCCATCCCAAAGAGACTCTCAAACTTGACTGCGCCTGATCTCTGGTAAATCCCATATTTAAAAGGACCGGGCTTGGCTCAGGATTTCCTGAACTACAGGCGGCTCCCGTCGAAACATGAAAACCCTCTAGATCTAAATTCATAAGCAAGGTTTCCCCGTCGATGCCCTCAATAGTCATATGAGAGGTATTTACCAGTCTTGGGTTTTCAATGCCAGTGATTTTCACTCCGTCAATTCTGTTTAAAATAGCCGCTTCTAATTGATTTCTTAAGTTTTCGATTTCTTTTATTCTTACTTGGTTGCTTGAAATGACTTTTAACATATACCCCAGAGAAGCAATCCCTAAGGTGTTTTCAGTCCCCCCTCTTCGAGATCGCTCTTGAGCTCCACCGTCTATCAAATTCTGGTAGGGAGATTTTTTTTTGACATACAAAAATCCTGTTCCCTTGAGGGCATAGAATTTATGTCCAGAGAAAGTGGCATAATCGACATTTAAATCCAAAAATTCAATCAGAGTTTTTCCAATTAATTGCACGCTATCGCAATGAAAAAAAGCTCCAACCTCATGAGTTTCCTGGGCCATTTTTTTTATCGGAAAAATATTTCCCGTTTCATTATTAGCGCCCATGACACTCACTAAACCAATTTTCGACGATAACTTTTCTCTAAAAAAAGCTAGGTCTATCGATCCCTTCTGACTTACCGGGATCCAATGAACCTTAAGCCCCTTTGATTCTATAAACTTGTAGGATTTAATCACACTTGGATGCTCTACAAGAGAACACATAAATTCATTCCGTTCGGCAGGAATCCTCCCTGAAATGAGTAATTCATAGAACCCTTTGATAACCGTGTTATTGCCCTCACTCGCACCTGAGTTGAATATGATTTCAAGGGGAGACACCCCCAGGAACTCAGCAATACTTTTTCGAGCCTCACGGATGATATTTTTAGGAGCCCTCCCGGATTGGTGGATAGAGCTTGGATTTCCAAATGAATTTAGCCATTTAGGAATCTCTTGGATCATTTCACCCCACACTGGAGTTGTTGCATTGTGGTCCAAATAGGACCAAAGTAAATTTAAGCTCATAGAAACAGGACTTTTAACACAGCTTTTAGATAATTCAAAGCGATACCCAAATATCCAATTATTGAACATATTTTTTACAAGTAAAAAGACCTGAATAATAAAGAATTTTAAGGTTTCCTATGAAAGAACCGATCTGACTTCAGCATGAAAAGTCAAAAATGGTTTGCAGCCTTTTCTCATAAATTAACATATTTTGAATCTGAGTATAACCAAAGCCACTCGGGCTACTCTCCCTTAGGTTACGCTCTGAGCGCAGGGAAAATCCAATCCCAAGAGTACATGAAATGGGCACAAAACTTTTTTAAATTACCCTATGTCAAAGATGATTATTTCAAATCACAGCTCCCCCCCACCGCAAATTGGAAAGATTGGAAATCAGAATACAAATGGAGTCCCGAAATAGTCCCACTTAGCATCTGGGATGGGCACCTTCTTGTAGCTTGCCTAGAGATACCTCTTTCTTTTCCCAATTCGCTGCGACCTGTTTTTGTTCTTGCTGATTTACCCAATATCGAAAAAACATATCAGTTCTATATTAATTCAGAAAAAGGAGCCAATCAGGCTCGTGAAAAAATAAAAGATATCTCGGCGCCACCTATAAAAATCCTTAAAAAGGATCTACAAACAGTGGAGCCTGAAAAAATTGATCTTTCTGAAGGCTTTGAGCTCCTTGAATCCTCCGACAGTGATGAGAACAATTTAATTTTAAATACGGAGGCCGAAGAATCACCTGAAGGTTTGGATTTATCCCCCTCGATCCCTTCGATCAACTCGATCCCCACCATTCCTTCTATGCCCAACTCTCTCAATGCAACCAGTATACCCAAAGCACCCAATGCTCCTATTTCACCGACATCCTTTGTTCATAAAGAGCTCGGGACCTCAGTAACGACGATCGCTACCGATAGCTCGCTGACAAGAAACGTTGTTCTTCCCTCTCAAATTCAAGATGATCTTAAGAAGGGCATGCCCTATTTGGCTTCTTTAAAAAAACAAAATACCCATGATTTTGAGACCTACTCTCAAGATATTTTCAATAAAGGTAAATCAGTATACGATAAAATGATCTTGTTTGCGATTGACCCTTCGGAGTCTTTTACCATACCTGTTTCCTGGACCGACACCATCAATCCAAGAAACAAAAACATCGATGGAATTCTTCTTTCTGAACCCAGCGTGTTTAAAATTGTCACTTCAACTATCAAGTCCTATCATGGCTATGTGGTTTTAAATGAACTAAATGAAAAGTTTTTTGACTTTTGGAATCTGGGGCAGGTTCCTGGAAATATCACCCTATGCCCGATAATCATCAATAATAAACTCATAGGTTTTCTGATGGGACTTGGAGAAACTAATTCTTACAACTGGAGCACATTGAAAAAAATGGAATCTTTAACCAATGAGATGACCCATTTTTATAATAAAAAATCTAAGGAACCTAAAGCCAGTTAAGTTGATAGGACCTCACCGGATCCTTAGAGGAATCATTCTTTGATAAGAAAATTGTCAAAATTATTTTTTTAAAATTAAAAGGCAATTCTTGAAAATCCAATCGATCTATCCATTCTATAATAAAAAAAGCTTCCTCGTCGGCAAATAAATCCCAAAAACCTGAAGCCTCGATTTCTTCAAAATTTTTCAGCCTGTATAGGTCTACATGATAGACTTTAAGGCCATTAGCTAATCTATAAGGATTAATTAGAGAAAAAGTGGGCGAACTTGTCATCTGCAAACCAAAGGAACCAAGCAACTCGCTGACCAAGGTGGTTTTACCGAACCCTAAGTCTCCGATCAGACCCAAGATGGTTTTCTCTTGAACTTCTGGAATTAATAATTCGAGAGTTTCTTTAAGACTGTTCATATAGAGAGACTCACTCAATGAAACTAAAATGGTTTGCTTCGGTGACCACCCGATGTGGGCTTTCTATTTTTTTGAAAAGGCCGTTTCCCTGCATTTCGGCCCCCTCGACCTTTTCCCTCAATCAAGGCTTTCGCTTGTCCTTTTGAAAGAACTTTAGCATCTTCAACATACCGTGAGTGAAAAGGCTGCTCCTTAATCAAAGGAATGGCCTTACCAATAAGTTTTTCAATATCCCTCAAATAAGATCTTTCCTCGGAATCACATAAAGAGATCGCGATGCCTTTAGTACCGGCCCTGGCTGTCCTTCCAATTCGATGAACATAACTTTCTGAATCGGCAGGCAGCTCGTAATTGATAACATGGGAAATATTATCAATATCAATCCCCCTGGCAACAATATCCGTAGCGACGAGGACCCTATTCTTCCCTGATCTGAGGTTTTCTAAGGCTCTTTGTCTGGCATTTTGAGATTTGTTTCCATGAATGGCCTCTGACTTAACTCGCAGGCTCATGAGAGTATCTGAAAGTCGATTCGCCCCATGCTTTGTTCGTGTAAAAATGATCACTTTTTGAAATTGATGATCCTCTAACAAATGCATCAATAAATCTTTTTTCTTAGCTTTATCAACGTACATCACGGACTGATGAATCAGCTCCACAGTGGATGAAACGGGAGCTACCTTTATATGAATTGGATCCTGCAACATGGAATCAGCCAAGGCCTTGATGTCCTTTGGCATGGTAGCAGAAAAAAATAAAGTTTGTCGTTTTTTTGATAGAATGGGCAATATGCGTTTCACATCAGGAAGAAATCCCATGTCTAACATCCGATCGGCTTCATCCAGAACAAAAATTTCCACTTTATTTAGAAACAGACATCTTTGTCCCAGTAAATCTAATAACCTTCCAGGAGTGGCAATTAAAACATCAACCCCATGGGCTAAGGACGAAACCTGCGGGCCCTGGCCAACGCCGCCAAAGACAACCGCATACTTGAGCCGCAGATGTTTGCCATAACTCAGAAAGCTCTCGTGTATCTGCACGGCTAATTCTCGAGTGGGGCTCAAGATTAATGTTCTCACCTGCTTGGGTTCCAGTTTGACCTTGTTCACGTGTAAATGCTGTAAAATGGGCAAAGCAAAGGCCGCTGTTTTCCCTGTGCCCGTCTGGGCACATCCAAGTAAATCCTTGCCTTGAAGCAAAAAGGGAATGGCTTGCTCCTGAATGGGAGTTGGAGTCTCATAGCCCTGCTCTTTCACTGCTTTTAATAACAAGGGGTCCAGATTTAAATCTGAAAAATTCCTTGTTTTTTCATTTGCGGTTCTATCTGTTGTTCTATCTATATTTTTATCTGTATTTTCGATTTTTGTGGTCATAGGAAGAGATCCTTATCACAGCTCTGGAAATAAATCTATTTTATAGCAAAAAACTTTAACAAAAATGATGTTAACCGCATTAAGTGAATTAAATTCACTTTACATGATGACAATCCTGACAAAGAATACTCATACTCATTTCTATAAAATCCTAGGCCAAGGCGGGATAGAAAGAAGAAACTAAACTGAAGGGAGTCTTATGAAAATTCTACTGAAAAATCAAATTACCAGAAAATTAACTTGTATTCCTCAAGAAATGTCTGTTCACGAAGCAAAAAAAATAATGCAAAATAACTGGTTCCGGCATTTACCTATCAAAGACGCTGGCGGAGAATACATCTTGGGAATGATTTCAGATCGAGACCTTCTTCGCGCTCATTCAGAAAACCAAACCGTTTCTTCCCTCATGAGCTCTCCCGTTAAGACCTATGATATTGAAACCCCTGTAAAGACCATAGTTCATAGCATGATTGAGTCAAAGGTTTCTGCTTTTTTGATTACGCAAAAAGGAGAAATTATTGGCATCGTGACCTCAGAAGACCTATTGCTTTTGCTGTCTCAGGTTCTTACCGAAAGCCATAAAACAGAAATGATTCTATCTCAGTACATGGCAAGTCCTCTTTTCCAACAATCCATAAACATGCTTAACCAAGCTGGAATTTAAGACAGAAATCGATGCCTATGAAATCTACTGAAAATAATAACAAAGTCGTTGAGCCGACAAAGGCAGAAAATCCCTTTTTAAATATTCTCTTCAATATTCTTCTGCCGATCTTTATTCT includes the following:
- the mtaB gene encoding tRNA (N(6)-L-threonylcarbamoyladenosine(37)-C(2))-methylthiotransferase MtaB produces the protein MDTNLNFQYHTFGCKVNTYDTGLIQKKMILKTNGYPVHILNTCAVTQEATKQAVKLIRKLKAKDPISTIVVTGCAAQVDTQQFEAIPAVDLVVANSHKHELPEIMNLFFKKEIKNKVFKGNIFRKEDLGVGGGEEKEHTRSFLKIQDGCNSFCSYCIIPYARGTSRSLAASHLVSKINEIHNHGVLEVVLTGVHIGDYYDAKSNLNLDGLLSEILKKTKIPRIRLTSLEPVEITEALIEIFKSPRICPHFHMSIQSANTEVLKEMKRNYTQNEVKNTLLKIKEFFPESFVGMDVIVGFPNENKERFQDTFQVLKNLPWNRLHVFPYSERTGTKAAVMTEIVPMAERKQRAEALRELSYERLLASAHQQVHKEKKVLIMKNKVGLSPDYWNVQIPEASEFLDSWVGEEVKVKIIGFDEKKNQQDVVLIGELIESA
- the der gene encoding ribosome biogenesis GTPase Der, whose translation is MKNVELLTNDIPKVAIVGRPNVGKSTLFNILTDSRKSIVKNQPGVTRDLVIEPVEIWGKTFDLIDTGGVTEAQDLFSKLIKEQVTEFLETTDLIIAVMDGRSGLVPEDRDILKLVKKSGKDCLIVVNKVDKVLEDETAKADFYEFGQDLVSCSFEQRKGIAEILEWITQRIPEKIITKDRGITFSIVGKPNVGKSSLCNAILGMPRMMVSAVAGTTIDSIDSQFEYKEKLYTLVDTAGLRRPSKREDHVEIISAFKSHEAIRRSQIVLLVIDALEGPTEQDAKILNSILEDHRGAIIVANKSDLAKKESADYKEIFLEKIKREFHFFTDVRVVFTSAKNKNGLEDLLREIEVVEGLISFRVSTRDLNDFFFSAIRRAPSPVYGNSNVKFFYLTQTYQKPPAFIAFANHPDGVTVGYRRFLINQIKEHYKLHGIPIRIFCMKSRQRDGS
- the mnmA gene encoding tRNA 2-thiouridine(34) synthase MnmA, whose protein sequence is MDKNILTIKNKRVLVAMSGGVDSSVAAALLVEQGYEVIGATMQVWDYSACEIQGGNEIQEGHGTCCSSLDVDDARSVADKLNIPFYVINCETKFKEKVIDPFIAGYLSGQTPLPCVNCNTYLKFDHLIQKMKELDCSYLATGHYAQIVERNGQSFIQTSEDDWKDQTYFLFTIQPEIIPHLLFPVGEYKKPQVRDLAKKWGLTVAAKKDSQGICFVGNQGYDHFIESQVSAEKLNAKKGLLKRYPSGVVMGEHQGIHHYTYGQSKGIGLNHHEKLFVIKVDAVDNTVWVGDEEYLFGDKVEIRKMHLLSELEDNKEYLVKIRYQHKGSLAKIVKNADGYQAQFLEKQRAITPGQAAVIYDENRLMGGGWIQI
- the era gene encoding GTPase Era — translated: MKNYKAGFIGLIGEPNAGKSTLMNFLVQEKVSIVTSKPQTTRRRIHGIYTDKSGQIVFVDSPGLIHATAGLNAFLAYEALEVIRESDVLIAVLSVDTQKKETIEEILSLITKSKKPWFVVITKTDLSEKSHRVLIMKDLLQSYGVRVFTLSLKESELEEYKSERPLILEHGISLLPSSEKPLYEEDEYTTESVRQLACEIVREKCFEFCHQEIPYNMAVRSILYDEHSKKVPHVSLEIVVAKENHKGMVIGKGGENLKKIGSEARKSIEKILNEKIFLDLKVSYRENWFKNDHIMKELGYFHEKRRTPHK
- the rnc gene encoding ribonuclease III produces the protein MDYSFNDKSLLSLALTHKSFAVETKKKTQHNEKLEFLGDAVLDFILSEVLYRMFPNDDEGVLSKKRASLVNEESLAQLACSMGLDKFLKLGKGEMQAGGEKNPRLQASVLEALTGAIFLDGGYEAVKKFLLTYFQEELRNLNLEVHYAKDYKTRLQEVIQKTNKAPPQYILVSETGLSHEKEFYVKVILGDKTLGHGKGKSKKEAEQVAAEKALKELQ
- a CDS encoding LysR family transcriptional regulator, whose product is MIQWDDYRYFLALYRSKTLKASARELKVDQATVGRRILSLEEEIGTQLFEKRSDGYFVTLAGERILPTLQASEEGILAVERIIAGQDERVQGIVKIAMPGALANHWLIPKLRPFIQKHRQIEFEFLTGAEVVNLSRREADLAIRLVRPQQSDLIVKKIGEIELAIYGHASLFTPKRKPTTRGELKNFPFIGLFPNASSDLEKQILKKIESSIQCTIRSSAWSSVFYSIQAGLGIGILPGFVAARDSQLVQLQIEDPVRAPLWLVAHPDIVNSARVRAVIDYLVELFRKE
- a CDS encoding response regulator, translating into MAYKILIVEDEEELRELIFLQLEEADREFLFAANGEEAMKILENNKIDFLITDLAMPKMNGFELLRSIKKSNWVFPTLVLTGHADSLVANQLRPYGVGHFLNKPWRKDELMEIVSSTLTKKDKLTG
- a CDS encoding cysteine desulfurase; the protein is MSLNLLWSYLDHNATTPVWGEMIQEIPKWLNSFGNPSSIHQSGRAPKNIIREARKSIAEFLGVSPLEIIFNSGASEGNNTVIKGFYELLISGRIPAERNEFMCSLVEHPSVIKSYKFIESKGLKVHWIPVSQKGSIDLAFFREKLSSKIGLVSVMGANNETGNIFPIKKMAQETHEVGAFFHCDSVQLIGKTLIEFLDLNVDYATFSGHKFYALKGTGFLYVKKKSPYQNLIDGGAQERSRRGGTENTLGIASLGYMLKVISSNQVRIKEIENLRNQLEAAILNRIDGVKITGIENPRLVNTSHMTIEGIDGETLLMNLDLEGFHVSTGAACSSGNPEPSPVLLNMGFTRDQAQSSLRVSLGWGSSYEEIERFSLALEKIISRLREIKHGQKYFNDQKQTSLSSYERGR